One region of Peribacillus simplex genomic DNA includes:
- a CDS encoding MupG family TIM beta-alpha barrel fold protein, which translates to MIGISFYLQDPLAEAQINHAANLGVKRAFTSLHIPEEKGDLVKRLIRLLKLSESYGMEIHADVTLNTLDHLGIGRFTDLRQLGIKGIRLDDGFDRETVTSLSKVFSLSLNASTLNEDELLAILGSGVEPESLIAWHNFYPRRETGLEEEFFHEQNRIFKKYGIPIFAFIPGAGGKRGPLHDGLPTLEKHRLINPYAAGVELFQHVDGVYVGDQGTENNLLENLTVYKNLNILSIRMESQLFQGGQYKLRPDVSQDVFRLQNTRISANIVPSNTVTRSLGSITMDNDAYGRYRGEIQICRRDLEADHRVNVIGRVIVEDIPLLSLLKPGQSIELLSEGKVRSNDQ; encoded by the coding sequence GTGATCGGAATCTCTTTTTATCTACAGGATCCACTTGCAGAAGCACAAATCAACCATGCTGCTAACCTAGGAGTGAAAAGGGCCTTTACCTCGCTTCATATTCCTGAAGAAAAGGGTGACCTCGTAAAAAGGCTGATCAGGCTTTTAAAGCTTTCAGAGTCCTATGGAATGGAAATCCATGCGGATGTGACATTAAACACTCTTGATCATTTAGGGATTGGCAGATTTACGGATTTAAGGCAATTGGGTATTAAAGGTATTCGACTTGATGATGGGTTTGATCGAGAAACTGTTACATCTTTATCCAAAGTGTTTTCCCTCTCACTGAATGCAAGTACGTTAAATGAAGATGAACTTCTAGCCATACTCGGAAGCGGCGTAGAACCGGAAAGTTTGATAGCTTGGCATAACTTTTATCCAAGGCGTGAAACGGGCCTTGAGGAAGAATTCTTTCATGAACAAAATCGAATATTCAAGAAATACGGTATACCGATCTTTGCTTTCATCCCGGGTGCCGGAGGTAAACGCGGTCCTCTTCATGATGGCCTTCCGACGCTTGAAAAACACAGGTTAATTAATCCTTACGCTGCCGGTGTTGAGCTATTTCAGCATGTGGACGGAGTTTACGTAGGAGATCAAGGAACCGAGAATAATTTGCTTGAGAATCTAACTGTCTATAAAAATCTCAATATTCTTTCTATTAGAATGGAATCCCAACTTTTTCAAGGCGGTCAGTATAAATTAAGGCCAGATGTTTCTCAAGATGTTTTCCGGCTGCAAAATACCCGCATCTCAGCAAATATCGTGCCGAGTAATACAGTTACACGCAGCCTTGGATCCATAACGATGGACAATGATGCTTACGGAAGGTATCGGGGAGAGATTCAAATTTGCAGGAGAGACCTGGAGGCTGATCATAGAGTCAATGTGATAGGGCGAGTAATAGTTGAAGATATTCCCTTGCTTTCCCTTCTAAAACCTGGTCAATCCATAGAACTGTTGAGTGAAGGGAAAGTGAGATCGAACGATCAATGA
- the murQ gene encoding N-acetylmuramic acid 6-phosphate etherase, with protein sequence MEEHLRSLTTELRNEDTMNIDSVNTMEIISAINKEDLKVAAAVQEVLPEIKTVVEWALESLKKGGRLVYIGAGTSGRLGVLDAVECPPTFSTPPDRVLGIIAGGEKAFVRAIEGAEDKEEFGECDLIDVDLTANDTVIGIAASGRTPYVKGALRYARKVGAKAVALSCNKNASITEAADIGIEVVVGPEVLTGSTRMKAATAQKMVLNMISTATMIRLGKVYENLMVDVNVSNQKLKDRAISIIETLTNADYDHALNMLEKANNQVKPAIVMIKTSTDYDKAMELLEKAGGDVRKAISIYED encoded by the coding sequence ATGGAAGAACATCTGCGTTCATTAACGACTGAATTACGGAACGAAGATACGATGAATATCGATAGTGTAAATACGATGGAAATCATTTCAGCAATCAATAAGGAAGATTTAAAAGTGGCAGCAGCGGTCCAGGAGGTTTTGCCAGAAATAAAAACGGTAGTTGAATGGGCTTTAGAATCATTAAAAAAAGGTGGGAGACTCGTATACATCGGTGCAGGAACGAGTGGAAGACTCGGTGTGCTGGATGCCGTGGAATGTCCACCGACATTCAGCACACCACCTGATAGGGTGCTTGGCATAATCGCAGGAGGGGAAAAGGCGTTTGTTCGAGCCATCGAAGGAGCGGAGGATAAAGAAGAGTTTGGGGAATGTGATTTAATCGACGTGGATCTAACAGCAAATGATACGGTAATTGGCATTGCGGCAAGCGGCCGTACCCCATATGTGAAAGGCGCTTTACGTTATGCAAGAAAGGTTGGGGCTAAAGCGGTGGCATTATCATGCAATAAAAACGCGAGCATCACAGAAGCAGCCGATATAGGGATTGAAGTGGTGGTCGGACCGGAAGTCTTAACAGGTTCCACAAGAATGAAAGCGGCAACCGCACAGAAAATGGTCCTCAATATGATCTCAACGGCTACCATGATCCGGTTGGGAAAAGTCTATGAAAATCTGATGGTTGATGTAAATGTCAGTAATCAAAAACTGAAGGATCGTGCAATTAGCATCATAGAAACTTTAACAAATGCTGACTATGATCATGCTTTGAATATGCTTGAAAAAGCAAATAATCAAGTTAAACCAGCGATAGTCATGATAAAAACGTCAACAGATTATGATAAAGCAATGGAGTTACTAGAAAAAGCGGGTGGAGATGTCAGAAAAGCCATTTCGATCTATGAAGATTAA
- the parE gene encoding DNA topoisomerase IV subunit B yields the protein MAKKVKTIEYNDDAIQVLEGLEAVRKRPGMYIGSTDARGLHHLVYEIVDNSVDEALAGYGDQISVKIHKDNSVSVSDKGRGMPTGMHKLGKPTPEVILTILHAGGKFGQGGYKTSGGLHGVGASVVNALSEWLVVTIKRDGFIYEQRFFNGGKPETTLEKIGKTNQAGTKIHFKPDPKIFSVTTFNYDILCERLRESAFLLKGMKIELTDERNNDQQETFHYENGIEAFVDYLNEEKETLHSVVSLEGEQNGIEVDLAFQFNDGYSENILSFVNNVRTKDGGTHEIGAKTAMTRAFNDYARKMGLLKEKDKNLEGTDIREGLSSIISVRIPEELLQFEGQTKSKLGTSEARSAVDSIVSEHLAYFFEEDPTTSTLLVKKSIKAFQAREAARKAREDARSGKKRKKSDAILSGKLTPAQSKNPERNELYLVEGDSAGGSAKQGRDRRFQAVLPLRGKVINTEKAKLADIFKNEEINTIIHAIGAGVGAEFNTPDTNYDKVIIMTDADTDGAHIQVLLLTFFYRYMKPLIESGKVYIALPPLYKVSKGTGKKEIIEYAWSDEELQGAIDKVGKGYMIQRYKGLGEMNADQLWDTTMNPETRTLIRVKIDDGARAERRVTTLMGDKVEPRRKWIEANVAFGLEEESNILDNENMSIEEEVINDGI from the coding sequence GTGGCAAAGAAAGTAAAAACAATCGAGTACAATGATGATGCAATTCAGGTACTGGAAGGACTCGAAGCGGTCAGAAAACGTCCCGGTATGTATATCGGCAGTACTGATGCACGCGGACTTCATCATTTAGTGTACGAGATTGTAGATAACTCCGTAGATGAGGCTTTGGCTGGATATGGAGACCAAATTAGTGTGAAAATACATAAAGATAACAGTGTAAGTGTGTCAGATAAGGGGCGTGGAATGCCTACCGGTATGCATAAATTGGGTAAACCTACGCCTGAAGTCATTTTGACTATTCTTCATGCTGGCGGTAAATTTGGACAGGGCGGATATAAAACGAGCGGAGGCCTTCATGGAGTAGGTGCCTCGGTCGTCAATGCGCTGTCTGAATGGCTTGTCGTGACAATCAAAAGGGACGGGTTCATTTACGAACAACGGTTTTTCAATGGCGGAAAGCCAGAAACGACTCTTGAGAAAATCGGTAAAACCAATCAAGCTGGTACCAAAATCCACTTCAAGCCCGATCCGAAAATATTTTCGGTGACAACTTTTAATTATGATATCCTTTGTGAACGTCTCCGTGAATCGGCATTTCTTCTAAAAGGCATGAAAATTGAATTGACGGATGAACGTAATAACGACCAGCAAGAAACTTTTCACTATGAAAATGGAATAGAAGCTTTTGTGGATTACTTGAATGAAGAAAAAGAAACCCTTCATAGTGTTGTCAGTCTAGAAGGGGAACAGAATGGGATAGAAGTCGATCTGGCCTTTCAATTCAACGATGGTTATTCAGAAAATATTTTAAGCTTTGTAAATAATGTTCGAACAAAAGACGGCGGCACCCATGAGATTGGCGCAAAGACGGCCATGACGAGGGCATTTAATGATTATGCCAGAAAAATGGGGCTATTGAAGGAAAAAGATAAAAACCTCGAAGGTACCGATATACGCGAAGGATTGTCTTCAATAATTTCTGTACGTATCCCAGAAGAACTTCTTCAATTCGAAGGACAGACCAAGAGCAAGCTTGGAACCAGTGAAGCCCGTTCTGCAGTCGATTCCATCGTGTCAGAGCACTTAGCCTACTTTTTTGAAGAAGATCCGACCACGAGTACCCTGTTGGTCAAAAAATCGATTAAAGCTTTCCAGGCCCGGGAAGCAGCACGCAAAGCGCGTGAAGATGCAAGAAGCGGGAAAAAACGGAAGAAATCCGATGCCATCCTATCTGGAAAATTAACGCCAGCTCAATCTAAAAATCCTGAACGGAATGAATTGTATCTTGTAGAAGGGGACTCTGCAGGAGGTTCCGCAAAGCAAGGTCGTGATCGCCGTTTCCAAGCGGTACTGCCATTACGTGGTAAAGTTATCAATACGGAAAAGGCCAAACTAGCGGACATTTTTAAAAACGAGGAAATAAATACGATCATCCACGCTATCGGGGCAGGGGTCGGGGCAGAGTTCAATACGCCGGACACCAACTATGATAAAGTGATCATCATGACTGATGCCGATACGGATGGGGCCCATATCCAAGTGCTTCTGTTAACATTCTTTTACCGCTATATGAAGCCATTGATAGAGTCAGGAAAGGTTTACATTGCCTTGCCTCCTTTATATAAAGTGAGTAAAGGGACCGGAAAGAAAGAAATCATTGAATATGCTTGGAGTGATGAGGAACTTCAGGGAGCGATAGACAAGGTAGGGAAAGGCTATATGATTCAGCGCTATAAAGGGCTGGGTGAAATGAATGCCGATCAATTATGGGATACTACCATGAACCCGGAAACCAGGACATTGATACGCGTGAAGATCGACGATGGTGCCCGTGCAGAAAGACGTGTGACAACGTTAATGGGGGACAAGGTTGAACCGCGCCGTAAATGGATTGAAGCCAATGTCGCTTTTGGTCTCGAAGAAGAATCGAATATTTTAGATAATGAAAATATGTCGATTGAAGAGGAGGTCATTAACGATGGCATTTGA
- a CDS encoding PTS transporter subunit EIIC: protein MGKGDKYASLAEELLGKLGGASNVADAAHCMTRLRVLPIDRLKVNMEDIKNTEGVLGVIEEETIQIVLGPGVVNKVHTEFEKLLESYGGLNLKEVASKNKSENDRKNAKPFKLFLRRIASIFIPLIPALVASGLITGITKATVQAGWLAAESQLAIILTVIGSGLFAYLGILVGTNAAKEYGGSPALGALAGILVINPAVGDISLFGENLLPGRGGLIGVLFAAIFIALVEKQVRKFIPQSLDIILTPTISLLITGIVTYIVFMPVGGFLSDAITTGLLNVLDFGGVVAGFVLGAAFLPLVITGLHQGLTPVHLELINSIGDDPLLPILAMGGAGQVGAAFAIYMKTKKASLKRAIGGGLPSGMLGIGEPLIFGVTLPLGRPFLTACLGAGVGGAFQAQFGIATSSIGVSGLPLTFLVHPNQIGLFLAGLFISYIAGFIFTYLFGFNDEMAVEFK from the coding sequence ATGGGTAAGGGGGATAAGTACGCCAGTTTAGCAGAAGAGTTATTGGGGAAATTAGGCGGGGCATCAAATGTTGCCGATGCTGCACATTGTATGACCAGACTAAGGGTATTGCCAATCGATCGTTTAAAAGTAAACATGGAAGATATAAAAAATACGGAAGGTGTTCTGGGCGTCATTGAAGAGGAAACGATACAAATCGTCCTTGGGCCAGGCGTGGTGAACAAGGTTCATACAGAATTTGAAAAGCTTTTGGAATCTTACGGCGGTTTAAACTTAAAAGAGGTGGCATCGAAGAACAAATCAGAGAATGATAGAAAAAATGCAAAACCTTTTAAACTTTTTTTACGCAGGATTGCAAGTATTTTCATCCCTTTAATTCCCGCCTTAGTGGCATCCGGTTTGATTACCGGTATAACAAAAGCGACCGTTCAAGCGGGGTGGCTTGCAGCAGAATCGCAATTAGCCATCATATTAACCGTTATTGGATCTGGTTTGTTTGCCTACCTGGGGATTTTGGTTGGGACCAATGCCGCTAAGGAATACGGCGGATCCCCTGCACTTGGTGCGTTGGCGGGTATCTTGGTCATCAATCCGGCGGTCGGCGACATTTCCCTGTTCGGTGAAAATTTGCTCCCTGGCCGCGGTGGGTTGATAGGAGTCCTCTTTGCCGCTATTTTCATAGCCTTGGTGGAAAAACAGGTCAGGAAATTCATTCCTCAATCACTTGATATCATTTTGACGCCAACCATCTCTTTACTCATTACTGGGATTGTCACTTACATTGTTTTTATGCCGGTAGGAGGGTTTTTATCGGATGCCATTACGACAGGGTTATTGAATGTGTTGGACTTCGGCGGTGTTGTGGCTGGATTCGTGCTTGGTGCGGCCTTCCTTCCCCTAGTCATTACTGGTTTACATCAAGGTTTAACGCCTGTCCATCTAGAATTGATCAATTCTATCGGGGATGATCCGCTGCTTCCCATTTTGGCAATGGGTGGTGCAGGCCAAGTTGGGGCGGCATTTGCCATCTATATGAAAACGAAGAAAGCGAGTTTAAAGAGGGCAATCGGCGGAGGCCTTCCTTCAGGGATGCTTGGTATCGGCGAACCCCTTATATTTGGAGTGACTCTGCCACTGGGCCGGCCTTTCTTAACTGCCTGTTTAGGTGCTGGAGTAGGCGGGGCATTCCAAGCACAATTTGGAATTGCGACGTCGTCCATTGGTGTTTCTGGACTGCCGCTTACCTTTTTAGTGCATCCAAATCAAATCGGTCTATTCTTGGCTGGGTTGTTCATTTCCTATATAGCAGGATTTATTTTTACGTATTTGTTTGGATTTAATGATGAAATGGCTGTTGAATTCAAGTGA
- a CDS encoding exo-beta-N-acetylmuramidase NamZ family protein: MKRMIILFTICLFALGIVSSKSVTAVKEKKNQKVSPGIEVLLKEEKNVLRGKKVGLITNPTGIDSKLTSIVDLLHDDPDINLTALFGPEHGVRGDAQAGASVEYYIDEKTGLPVYSLYGKTKKPTPEMLKDVEVLVFDIQDVGTRYYTYIYTMAYAMEAARENDIPIIVLDRPNPQGGESVDGPVLEPEFSSFVGMYPIPLKHGMTVGELATLFNKEFKIGADLKVIKMKGWKRDMDYDDTGLPFVLPSPNMPTVSTSFVYPATGLIEGTNVSEGRGTTKPFELIGAPYINSNELAGKLNALRLPGVKFRAASFTPTFSKHAGKLSHGVEIYVTDRAEFKAVPTGLHIIKTIHDLYPDDFEFLAANNFSLLIGNGWVKSRIEEGSSVDEIMKEYQVEQDAFKKVRKNYLLYK, encoded by the coding sequence TTGAAACGAATGATTATATTATTTACCATTTGCCTGTTTGCTTTAGGCATCGTTTCCTCAAAAAGTGTGACGGCTGTTAAGGAGAAGAAAAATCAAAAGGTCAGTCCCGGAATTGAAGTCCTTTTAAAAGAAGAAAAGAACGTGTTAAGAGGAAAGAAAGTGGGGCTAATTACGAATCCAACTGGCATCGATTCTAAATTGACCAGCATTGTCGATCTACTACATGACGATCCGGATATTAATTTGACTGCGTTATTTGGTCCCGAACATGGAGTGCGCGGAGATGCGCAAGCTGGTGCTAGTGTTGAATATTATATTGATGAAAAAACAGGTTTGCCCGTCTATAGCTTATATGGTAAAACGAAAAAACCGACACCTGAAATGTTAAAAGATGTTGAGGTCCTTGTCTTTGATATCCAGGATGTCGGAACACGCTATTACACTTATATCTACACGATGGCTTATGCAATGGAAGCAGCAAGAGAAAATGATATTCCCATTATCGTGCTGGACCGGCCAAACCCACAAGGAGGCGAATCGGTAGATGGACCTGTACTTGAACCAGAATTCTCATCGTTTGTTGGTATGTACCCAATTCCTCTTAAACATGGGATGACAGTTGGTGAACTCGCGACTTTGTTCAATAAGGAGTTTAAAATTGGAGCCGATCTAAAGGTCATCAAGATGAAAGGCTGGAAACGAGATATGGATTATGACGATACTGGGCTTCCTTTTGTCTTGCCGTCACCGAACATGCCGACCGTATCCACATCATTCGTATACCCCGCTACAGGATTGATCGAAGGAACGAATGTCTCGGAAGGCAGAGGGACGACTAAACCATTCGAACTGATTGGTGCTCCCTATATAAACAGCAATGAACTTGCTGGGAAATTAAATGCATTACGGTTACCTGGCGTAAAATTCAGGGCCGCCTCTTTTACCCCTACGTTTTCAAAGCATGCGGGTAAACTCAGCCATGGAGTCGAAATTTATGTAACGGATAGAGCGGAATTCAAGGCTGTTCCTACTGGACTTCATATCATCAAGACCATCCATGATCTATACCCAGATGATTTCGAATTCCTTGCAGCCAACAATTTCAGCCTATTGATTGGCAATGGCTGGGTAAAGTCAAGGATTGAAGAAGGTTCATCAGTAGATGAAATCATGAAAGAATATCAAGTAGAGCAGGATGCTTTTAAAAAGGTTCGCAAAAATTACTTGCTCTATAAATAA
- a CDS encoding MurR/RpiR family transcriptional regulator yields MATGGLSIIQTMLSKLPQSEQKLAEYILQNPHEVVNSTVQELSTSAQTSGAAVIRLCKSLGIKGFQDLKIRIAGDLMKTVEQGYRDIEPSESLYRIVEKTTSNSIQSIRDTSEIIDHDTLKQAITLMLNAKTVHFCGVGASNIVAADAQQKLLRINKGATAFTDMHLVATLIANADENDIVFAISFSGETPEVVNILKLAKERGVKTIGLTHFGQTTVSSLCDATLYTSFSNEAPFRSAATSSRLAQLYMIDILFLGMASEQYEETVQYIDNTKSAIKSMTDRYK; encoded by the coding sequence ATGGCTACAGGAGGATTATCCATCATACAGACGATGTTGAGCAAGCTCCCGCAATCAGAACAAAAACTAGCAGAATATATTCTTCAGAATCCTCATGAAGTTGTGAACAGCACTGTACAGGAATTGAGTACTTCTGCTCAAACAAGCGGGGCTGCTGTTATTAGGTTGTGTAAATCGCTCGGAATAAAAGGGTTTCAAGATTTGAAAATAAGGATTGCCGGAGATTTGATGAAGACTGTTGAACAGGGCTACAGGGATATCGAGCCCTCAGAATCACTGTATCGGATTGTTGAAAAAACAACGAGTAATTCGATTCAGTCCATTCGAGACACATCTGAAATAATCGATCACGACACTCTGAAACAGGCGATAACGTTGATGCTGAACGCTAAAACTGTCCACTTTTGCGGAGTGGGTGCCTCGAATATAGTTGCTGCAGACGCTCAGCAAAAATTACTTCGCATCAATAAAGGGGCAACGGCTTTTACGGATATGCATTTAGTTGCAACCCTGATTGCAAATGCTGATGAAAATGACATCGTTTTTGCCATTTCATTCTCTGGGGAAACACCTGAAGTTGTCAATATACTGAAGCTTGCTAAAGAACGTGGTGTCAAGACGATCGGGCTGACTCATTTTGGCCAAACAACGGTATCTTCCTTGTGTGACGCCACACTGTATACATCCTTTTCGAATGAAGCACCATTTAGGAGTGCAGCGACATCATCAAGATTGGCGCAGTTATATATGATTGATATTTTGTTTTTGGGGATGGCTTCAGAGCAATATGAAGAGACTGTCCAATATATTGATAATACCAAGTCTGCAATCAAGTCGATGACGGATCGTTATAAATGA
- the parC gene encoding DNA topoisomerase IV subunit A, with product MAFEETFRDLPLEEVIGDRFGRYSKYIIQDRALPDARDGLKPVQRRILYAMHVEGNTQEKGFRKSAKTVGNVIGNYHPHGDSSVYEAMVRMSQDWKLRKVMVQMHGNNGSIDGDPPAAMRYTEARLSSIASEMLRDIEKRTVDFVPNFDDTSEEPIVLPAMFPNLLVNGSTGISAGYATEIPPHQIGEVIDAAIMRIDKPEATVADLMTVIKGPDFPTGGIIQGIEGIRKAYETGKGKIIIRGLAEVETIRGGKQQIVITEIPYEVNKANLVKKMDEFRLDRKVEGIAEVRDETDRTGLRIVIELKKEADANGVLHYLYKNSDLQIAYNFNMVAIYKKRPTLMSLPKMLDAYIDHRKEVIVNRSRYELQKAHDRAHIVDGLVKALSILDEVISVIRASKDKRNAKDNLIAKFAFTEAQAEAIVSLQLYRLTNTDITALEAEAAELKNKIEELTKILGSEKVLLQVIKKELRFIKKGFDDGRRSKIEKEIEEIKINLEVLIASEDVMVTVTKEGYVKRTSLRSFAASGGLDFGMKDSDRLLQRLEMNTTDVLLLFTSKGNYLYCPVHQLPDIRWKETGQHIANIIPIDREEQIIKAIPIKDFTLPQFLVFITKNGMVKKTEIASYKAQRHSKPLVGVNLKGEDELVDVHHTDGQADLFLVTHNGYGLWFDEEEVSIVGVRAAGVKGINLKEDDYVIGGKVLAKDSKESIFIVTQRGAIKKMKLTEFEKTSRAKRGVVVLRELKSNPHRVIGFDTINKTDSLFILSEKGIIETIHAASLKNHDRYTNGSFVFDETVSGKAKEMWKISLEDDSAIE from the coding sequence ATGGCATTTGAAGAAACGTTTAGAGATTTGCCGCTTGAAGAGGTAATCGGAGACCGCTTCGGGCGATACAGTAAATATATTATCCAAGATCGGGCACTGCCAGATGCAAGGGACGGATTAAAACCGGTACAGCGCAGGATATTGTATGCGATGCATGTAGAAGGAAATACACAGGAAAAAGGATTTAGGAAATCAGCAAAAACAGTCGGTAATGTAATTGGTAACTATCACCCCCATGGAGATTCATCTGTTTATGAGGCAATGGTCCGGATGAGCCAAGACTGGAAGCTTCGGAAAGTCATGGTTCAAATGCACGGAAACAATGGTAGTATTGATGGGGATCCGCCTGCTGCGATGCGGTATACTGAAGCCAGGCTTTCATCGATCGCCTCAGAGATGTTACGTGATATTGAAAAAAGGACTGTAGATTTTGTACCGAACTTCGATGATACTTCGGAAGAACCCATTGTATTGCCAGCAATGTTCCCTAACTTGCTTGTAAACGGATCCACAGGAATATCTGCCGGCTACGCAACGGAAATCCCACCACATCAAATAGGTGAAGTCATTGATGCAGCCATTATGCGAATCGATAAGCCTGAAGCGACAGTCGCTGATTTAATGACGGTCATTAAGGGGCCGGATTTCCCTACAGGCGGTATCATTCAAGGAATTGAAGGCATTCGAAAAGCCTATGAAACAGGTAAAGGGAAAATCATCATTCGCGGCTTGGCGGAAGTGGAAACGATTCGCGGCGGCAAACAGCAAATCGTCATCACTGAAATCCCATATGAAGTCAATAAAGCGAACCTTGTTAAGAAAATGGATGAGTTCCGTCTTGACCGGAAAGTTGAAGGCATCGCTGAAGTAAGGGATGAAACGGACCGTACAGGACTGCGTATCGTCATTGAATTGAAAAAAGAAGCGGATGCAAATGGAGTCCTGCATTATTTATATAAAAATTCCGATCTTCAAATTGCTTACAATTTTAATATGGTCGCGATTTATAAAAAACGGCCGACATTGATGAGCCTGCCAAAAATGCTTGATGCGTATATCGATCACCGTAAAGAGGTAATTGTGAATCGTTCCCGTTATGAGTTGCAAAAAGCACATGACAGGGCACATATCGTAGATGGTTTAGTGAAGGCTTTGTCCATATTAGATGAAGTCATCTCTGTCATCCGTGCGTCTAAAGATAAACGGAATGCCAAAGATAACCTCATTGCTAAATTCGCTTTTACAGAAGCGCAAGCTGAAGCCATTGTTTCCTTACAGTTATATAGGCTGACAAATACTGATATTACGGCACTTGAAGCAGAGGCAGCGGAATTGAAGAACAAAATTGAGGAATTGACCAAGATTCTCGGCAGTGAAAAAGTCCTTCTTCAAGTGATAAAAAAAGAACTTCGATTCATTAAAAAGGGCTTTGATGACGGACGGCGTTCCAAAATAGAAAAAGAAATTGAAGAAATCAAAATTAATCTTGAAGTCTTGATCGCGAGTGAAGACGTGATGGTGACAGTGACGAAAGAAGGGTATGTTAAACGGACGTCATTACGGTCATTTGCAGCTTCAGGCGGTCTTGATTTTGGCATGAAGGATTCCGATCGCCTGCTCCAGAGGCTGGAGATGAATACAACAGATGTCCTGTTGCTTTTCACATCCAAAGGGAACTACCTCTATTGTCCAGTTCATCAGCTTCCTGACATTCGATGGAAGGAAACAGGTCAGCATATCGCGAACATCATTCCGATTGACAGAGAAGAACAAATTATAAAAGCGATTCCGATCAAAGATTTTACCCTGCCGCAATTCTTAGTGTTCATCACGAAAAATGGTATGGTTAAAAAGACTGAAATAGCTTCTTATAAAGCACAGAGACATTCAAAACCGTTGGTTGGTGTCAATTTAAAAGGTGAAGATGAACTGGTCGATGTCCATCATACCGATGGACAGGCAGACCTTTTCCTAGTCACTCATAACGGCTATGGTTTATGGTTTGATGAAGAAGAAGTAAGTATTGTCGGTGTCCGGGCAGCAGGAGTCAAAGGGATTAATTTGAAGGAAGATGACTATGTCATTGGCGGAAAGGTTTTAGCCAAGGATAGTAAAGAATCGATCTTTATAGTTACCCAGCGCGGAGCCATCAAGAAAATGAAATTAACCGAGTTTGAAAAAACGAGCCGGGCAAAACGGGGTGTCGTGGTCTTGAGGGAATTGAAATCAAATCCTCATAGGGTCATTGGATTTGATACCATTAACAAAACCGACAGTCTTTTCATTCTTTCTGAAAAGGGAATCATTGAAACCATCCATGCCGCTTCATTAAAAAATCATGATCGTTACACGAATGGATCTTTTGTTTTTGATGAAACGGTTAGTGGAAAAGCGAAAGAAATGTGGAAAATATCATTGGAAGATGACTCTGCCATTGAGTAG